From a single Devosia litorisediminis genomic region:
- a CDS encoding sugar kinase, producing the protein MVQHRFVSIGECMIEMSGGEDRQYRLGYAGDTLNTAWYMRALLGDDWSVDYFTGLGADKYSSDIKAFLDANGIGTSHIRTVPDRRPGLYMIHQADGDRHFTYWRDTSAAKLLADDKDALAKAVEGASMVYVSGITLAILAPRARGRLLGAVVRARDNGAKVAFDTNLRPALWTSPRVMAGVLTAAASLCDIVLPTHSDEAPLFGDKNVDETADRYLELGVEEVVVKDGAGEALIATAHERVRVAPPTAKSVVDATGAGDSFNGAYLSARLAGKSLREAAEAAHRVAGIVIGQKGALVDPKLVSL; encoded by the coding sequence TTGGTACAGCATCGCTTCGTCAGCATCGGTGAATGCATGATCGAAATGAGTGGCGGCGAGGATCGCCAATATCGCCTCGGCTATGCCGGCGATACGCTCAACACCGCCTGGTATATGCGTGCCCTGCTCGGCGATGACTGGTCGGTCGACTATTTCACCGGGCTGGGAGCTGACAAATACTCTTCCGACATCAAGGCCTTTCTCGACGCCAATGGCATTGGCACCAGCCATATTCGCACCGTGCCCGATCGCCGTCCCGGCCTTTACATGATCCATCAGGCCGACGGGGATCGCCACTTCACCTATTGGCGCGACACCTCCGCTGCCAAGCTGCTGGCCGATGACAAGGACGCGCTGGCCAAGGCCGTTGAAGGCGCCAGCATGGTCTATGTTTCGGGCATCACGCTCGCCATTCTGGCGCCCCGCGCCCGCGGCCGCCTGCTCGGCGCTGTGGTGCGGGCGCGCGACAATGGCGCCAAGGTCGCTTTCGACACCAATCTGCGCCCTGCCCTGTGGACCAGTCCGCGTGTGATGGCGGGCGTACTGACCGCGGCAGCAAGCCTGTGCGATATCGTGCTGCCCACCCATTCCGACGAAGCGCCGCTGTTTGGCGACAAGAATGTCGACGAGACGGCAGACCGCTATCTCGAACTGGGTGTGGAAGAAGTGGTGGTCAAGGATGGTGCGGGCGAAGCGCTGATCGCCACCGCCCATGAGCGCGTCCGTGTCGCGCCGCCAACCGCCAAAAGCGTGGTCGATGCCACGGGCGCTGGCGACAGCTTCAATGGCGCCTATCTCTCGGCGCGCCTGGCCGGCAAATCGCTGCGCGAAGCTGCC
- a CDS encoding mannitol dehydrogenase family protein encodes MSRLSAKTLNSIPAGVAVPNYDRSTLTPGIVHLGIGAFHRAHMAVYVDDLLKDHPDWAIVGASLRRPDTKDALEPQDGLYTIAVRDAQGTHPRVIGSILNVLDANTQREELLALMADPKIRIVSLTVTEKGYCHDPATGELDERHSDIAHDLANPTAPKSAPGMLVEALARRHAAGVPPFAVMSCDNLPSNGETVQRIVTRFASLRDVMLGDWVMQNVAFPGTMVDRIVPSTTDADRDTIAGLIGADDAWPIMTEPFTQWVIEDKFPQGRPPFETVGAQLVEDVEPFERMKLRMLNGSHSTIAYLGYLAGHEYVSQAIADPAFHKLIHGLMTEEAMPTLDMPGTDLGAYRDQLLARFANPALQHRTWQIAMDGSQKLPQRLLGTIRDRLAADQPFERLALGVAAWMRYVVGIDEKGENIDVRDPLAMRMMAIAAEAGDDAEALYVGLVALNEVFGTDLADNQAFGDAVVTHLEALFDDGVVETIKAVVG; translated from the coding sequence ATGTCGCGTCTGAGCGCCAAGACCCTCAACAGCATTCCCGCCGGGGTGGCTGTGCCCAATTACGATCGCAGCACACTCACTCCCGGCATTGTGCATCTGGGCATTGGCGCCTTTCACCGCGCCCATATGGCGGTCTATGTCGATGATCTGCTCAAGGACCATCCCGATTGGGCCATTGTCGGCGCCAGCCTGCGCCGCCCCGATACCAAGGATGCGCTTGAACCCCAGGACGGCCTCTACACCATTGCGGTGCGCGACGCCCAGGGCACCCATCCCCGCGTCATCGGCTCGATCCTGAACGTGCTCGACGCCAACACCCAGCGCGAAGAATTGCTGGCGCTGATGGCGGATCCAAAAATCCGCATTGTGTCGCTGACCGTCACCGAAAAGGGCTATTGCCACGATCCGGCAACGGGCGAGCTCGATGAACGCCACTCCGATATTGCCCACGACCTGGCCAACCCGACCGCGCCGAAATCCGCACCGGGCATGCTGGTCGAAGCGCTGGCCCGCCGCCATGCCGCTGGCGTGCCGCCCTTTGCGGTGATGAGCTGCGATAATCTGCCATCGAACGGCGAGACGGTGCAGCGCATCGTCACCCGCTTTGCCAGCCTGCGCGATGTGATGCTGGGCGACTGGGTCATGCAGAACGTCGCCTTCCCCGGCACCATGGTGGACCGCATCGTGCCCTCCACCACCGATGCTGATCGCGATACCATTGCCGGTCTTATCGGGGCTGACGACGCCTGGCCGATCATGACCGAGCCCTTCACCCAATGGGTGATTGAGGACAAGTTCCCCCAGGGCCGTCCACCGTTTGAAACGGTCGGCGCGCAGCTGGTTGAGGATGTCGAGCCCTTCGAGCGCATGAAGCTGCGCATGCTCAATGGCAGCCACTCGACAATCGCCTATCTCGGCTATCTGGCGGGCCATGAATATGTATCGCAGGCCATTGCCGATCCCGCCTTCCACAAGCTGATCCACGGTCTGATGACCGAGGAAGCCATGCCAACGCTGGACATGCCCGGCACCGATCTGGGCGCCTATCGTGACCAGCTGCTGGCGCGCTTCGCCAATCCGGCCCTGCAGCACCGCACCTGGCAGATCGCCATGGATGGCAGCCAGAAATTGCCGCAGCGCCTGCTCGGCACCATTCGCGATCGGCTGGCGGCCGATCAGCCCTTCGAGCGGCTGGCGCTCGGTGTGGCCGCCTGGATGCGCTATGTCGTGGGCATTGACGAAAAGGGCGAGAACATCGACGTGCGCGATCCGCTCGCCATGCGCATGATGGCCATTGCCGCCGAAGCCGGCGACGATGCCGAAGCGCTCTATGTCGGGCTGGTGGCGCTCAATGAAGTGTTTGGTACCGATCTGGCCGACAACCAAGCCTTTGGCGATGCTGTCGTTACCCATCTCGAAGCCCTGTTCGATGATGGCGTGGTCGAGACGATCAAGGCTGTTGTGGGTTAG
- a CDS encoding iron-containing alcohol dehydrogenase yields the protein MDMTKANWNFPTAIKFGPGRIAELPEILKEAGITKPLLVTDAGLVNLPVTQNTIALLKDAGMPVGVFADVKPNPISANVEAGIKQLREGGHDGVIAFGGGSGLDAAKVIAFMAGQTRPMWDFEDIGDWWTRADPAGILPIIAVPTTAGTGSEVGRAGVITDETTHTKKVIFHPLMMPKVVIADPELTVGMPAFITIGTGMDALAHCLEAYCAPGYHPMADGIAVEGIRLVLENLPKVVANPSDLVARGHMMSAAAMGATAFQKGLGAIHALSHPVGALYDTHHGMTNAVFMPYVLIVNKAAIEARIGRLAGYLGLSPTFEAFQHAVIGLRLRLDVPHTLAEFNVDSARRELIGDMAIVDPTAGGNPIKLTKELALEIFDRAMEGRV from the coding sequence ATCGACATGACCAAAGCCAACTGGAATTTCCCCACCGCGATCAAGTTCGGCCCTGGCCGCATTGCCGAGCTACCCGAGATCCTCAAGGAAGCCGGGATAACCAAGCCCTTGCTGGTGACCGATGCGGGGCTGGTCAATCTGCCGGTCACGCAGAACACCATCGCCCTGCTCAAGGATGCGGGCATGCCGGTGGGCGTGTTTGCTGACGTCAAACCCAATCCGATCTCGGCCAATGTCGAGGCGGGCATCAAGCAATTGCGCGAGGGCGGCCATGATGGCGTCATCGCCTTTGGCGGCGGCTCGGGGCTTGATGCGGCCAAGGTCATCGCCTTCATGGCGGGGCAGACCCGGCCAATGTGGGACTTCGAGGATATTGGTGACTGGTGGACCCGCGCGGACCCCGCCGGCATCCTGCCCATCATTGCCGTGCCGACCACTGCGGGCACCGGTTCGGAAGTCGGTCGCGCCGGGGTGATTACCGACGAGACCACGCACACCAAAAAAGTGATCTTCCACCCGCTGATGATGCCCAAGGTTGTGATCGCCGACCCCGAACTTACCGTTGGCATGCCCGCCTTTATCACCATCGGTACCGGCATGGATGCGCTGGCGCATTGCCTGGAAGCCTATTGCGCGCCCGGCTATCACCCGATGGCCGATGGCATTGCCGTCGAAGGCATTCGGCTGGTGCTGGAGAACCTGCCCAAGGTGGTGGCCAATCCCAGTGATCTTGTGGCGCGCGGTCACATGATGAGCGCGGCGGCCATGGGCGCCACCGCCTTCCAGAAGGGGCTCGGCGCCATTCACGCGCTCAGCCATCCAGTCGGCGCGCTCTATGATACCCATCACGGCATGACCAATGCGGTATTCATGCCCTATGTGCTGATCGTCAACAAAGCCGCGATTGAAGCGCGCATCGGCCGACTGGCCGGTTATCTGGGGCTGTCACCAACCTTTGAGGCCTTCCAGCATGCGGTGATCGGGCTGCGCCTGCGCCTGGACGTGCCGCATACGCTGGCCGAGTTCAACGTCGACAGCGCCAGGCGCGAGCTGATCGGGGACATGGCCATTGTCGATCCGACGGCTGGCGGCAATCCGATCAAGCTGACAAAGGAACTGGCGCTGGAGATCTTTGATCGGGCCATGGAAGGCCGGGTCTAA
- a CDS encoding aldehyde dehydrogenase family protein translates to MTDTVKIISPVDGSVYAERPLASGVDIETAVIRAQMARRAWGETTLAERQKIVSHLVDALLLMNDEIVPELAWQMGRPVRYGGEKGGVEERARYMIGLADSALAPIALPQKDNFTRYITREALGIVLVIAPWNYPFLTAVNSIVPALVAGNAVILKHASQTLLAGERFALAAEQAGLPAGLFQNLVMGHADTETLIGSGQIDHINFTGSVEGGRRIEKAAAGTFATLGLELGGKDPAYVRADAKIEHAVESLVDGSFFNSGQSCCGIERIYVHGDVYDRFVDEFVEAASGWTLGNPFEADTMVGPMARGSFADHVRQQTEEAERGGAVARLNTRHKLDVPGSPYLTPEVLTGVNHQMSVMREESFGPVVGIMKVADDAEAIALMNDSPYGLTASIWTNDLDAAAQLGSRIETGTVFANRCDYLDPGLVWTGVKDTGKGGSLSEIGYANLTQPKSYHLKRV, encoded by the coding sequence ATGACTGACACCGTAAAAATCATCTCGCCGGTAGATGGCAGCGTCTATGCCGAGCGGCCACTGGCCAGCGGCGTCGACATTGAAACCGCGGTCATTCGCGCGCAGATGGCGCGGCGGGCCTGGGGTGAAACCACCCTGGCCGAGCGCCAGAAGATCGTCAGCCATTTGGTCGACGCGCTGCTGCTGATGAATGACGAGATTGTGCCCGAACTCGCCTGGCAGATGGGCCGACCGGTCCGCTATGGCGGCGAAAAGGGCGGCGTTGAAGAGCGCGCGCGCTACATGATCGGGCTGGCCGACAGCGCCTTGGCGCCAATTGCGCTGCCGCAAAAGGATAATTTCACCCGCTACATTACCCGCGAAGCGCTGGGTATCGTGCTGGTGATTGCGCCGTGGAACTACCCGTTCCTGACGGCGGTCAATTCCATCGTGCCCGCGCTGGTCGCGGGCAATGCGGTCATCCTCAAGCATGCCAGCCAGACCCTGTTGGCCGGCGAGCGTTTCGCGCTGGCCGCCGAGCAGGCGGGGCTGCCCGCCGGGCTGTTCCAGAATCTGGTGATGGGTCATGCCGATACCGAGACGCTGATCGGCTCGGGGCAGATCGACCACATCAATTTCACCGGCTCGGTTGAGGGCGGTCGTCGCATCGAAAAGGCTGCGGCGGGCACCTTCGCCACGCTGGGGCTGGAGCTGGGCGGCAAGGACCCTGCCTATGTGCGGGCCGACGCCAAGATCGAGCATGCTGTTGAAAGCCTGGTCGATGGGTCATTCTTCAACTCTGGCCAGAGCTGTTGCGGCATTGAGCGCATCTATGTGCATGGCGATGTCTATGACCGTTTTGTCGATGAGTTCGTAGAAGCCGCCAGCGGCTGGACGCTGGGCAATCCGTTCGAGGCCGACACCATGGTGGGGCCGATGGCGCGCGGCAGCTTTGCCGATCATGTGCGCCAGCAGACCGAAGAGGCCGAACGCGGCGGCGCGGTGGCGCGGCTCAATACCCGCCACAAGCTGGACGTACCCGGCTCGCCCTATCTGACGCCGGAGGTGCTGACCGGGGTCAATCACCAGATGAGCGTGATGCGCGAGGAGAGCTTTGGCCCGGTGGTGGGGATCATGAAGGTGGCCGATGACGCCGAAGCCATCGCGCTGATGAATGACAGCCCCTATGGGCTGACCGCCTCGATCTGGACCAATGATCTGGACGCCGCGGCGCAACTGGGCAGCCGCATTGAAACCGGCACCGTGTTTGCCAATCGCTGTGACTATCTTGATCCGGGCCTGGTCTGGACCGGGGTCAAGGACACCGGCAAGGGCGGCAGCCTGAGCGAAATCGGCTACGCCAATCTGACCCAGCCAAAATCCTACCACTTGAAGCGGGTGTAA
- a CDS encoding glutamine synthetase family protein encodes MSYSLADLKQDVAAGNIDTVLVAFPDMQGRMIGKRFQAEFFLEVANDETHGCDYLLADDIDMEPVPGYAAANWGKGYGDFVMKPDLATLMKASWLEGTAIVLCDLSDHHHHEPIPHSPRAILKAQLGRLAAMGYTANAATELEFYLFDETYRSVLEKGHAKLQTAGDYIQDYHIFQTTKEEGVMRALRKHLQASGIPVESSKGEWGPGQEEINVKYCDALTMADRHVVLKNATKEIAYAQGKSVTFMAKWHYELAGSSSHIHMSLADLDGKPMFPDSSDDRGMSDLMKHFMAGQLAYARDITYFLAPYINSYKRFQAGTFAPTKAIWSPDNRTAGFRLCGENSKSIRVECRMGGADLNPYLAMAALIAAGIKGIEEKLELKPAFVGDAYVSEQLPEISKTLREATDWLRRSEMLKSAFGENVVAHYVHTAEWEQLEYDRRVTDWELKRGFERS; translated from the coding sequence ATGAGCTATTCACTGGCCGACCTCAAACAGGACGTTGCCGCGGGCAATATCGACACCGTCCTTGTCGCCTTTCCTGATATGCAGGGCCGCATGATCGGCAAGCGCTTTCAGGCCGAGTTCTTCCTCGAAGTGGCCAATGACGAAACCCATGGCTGCGACTATCTGCTGGCCGACGATATCGACATGGAGCCGGTGCCCGGCTATGCCGCCGCTAATTGGGGCAAGGGCTATGGGGATTTCGTGATGAAGCCCGATCTGGCCACGCTGATGAAGGCGAGCTGGCTCGAAGGCACTGCGATCGTGCTGTGCGATCTGAGCGATCATCACCATCACGAACCCATCCCGCACAGCCCGCGCGCCATTCTCAAGGCGCAGCTGGGTCGGCTGGCGGCCATGGGCTACACGGCCAACGCAGCGACCGAACTGGAATTCTACCTGTTCGACGAGACCTATCGCTCGGTGCTCGAAAAGGGTCACGCCAAGCTGCAGACGGCGGGCGACTATATTCAGGACTACCACATCTTCCAGACCACCAAGGAAGAAGGGGTGATGCGGGCGCTGCGCAAGCATCTGCAGGCCTCGGGTATTCCGGTGGAATCCTCCAAGGGCGAATGGGGCCCGGGGCAGGAAGAAATCAACGTCAAATATTGTGACGCCCTGACCATGGCCGACCGCCATGTGGTGCTGAAAAATGCCACCAAGGAAATCGCCTATGCTCAGGGAAAGTCGGTGACCTTCATGGCCAAATGGCATTACGAGCTGGCAGGCTCGTCGAGCCATATCCACATGTCGCTGGCCGATCTGGATGGCAAGCCGATGTTCCCGGACTCCAGCGATGATCGCGGCATGAGCGATCTGATGAAGCACTTCATGGCCGGGCAACTGGCCTATGCGCGCGACATCACCTATTTTCTGGCGCCCTATATCAATTCCTACAAGCGCTTCCAGGCCGGCACGTTTGCGCCCACCAAGGCGATCTGGTCGCCGGACAATCGCACCGCCGGGTTCCGGCTATGTGGCGAGAATTCCAAATCGATCCGCGTCGAGTGCCGCATGGGCGGGGCTGATCTCAATCCCTATCTAGCCATGGCCGCGCTGATCGCTGCGGGTATCAAGGGCATTGAGGAAAAGCTGGAGCTGAAACCCGCCTTTGTTGGCGACGCCTATGTCAGCGAGCAATTGCCCGAGATCTCCAAGACCCTGCGCGAGGCCACCGACTGGCTGCGCCGCTCGGAGATGCTCAAATCGGCCTTTGGCGAAAACGTTGTGGCCCATTATGTGCACACCGCGGAGTGGGAGCAGCTCGAATATGATCGCCGGGTGACCGACTGGGAGTTGAAAAGAGGGTTCGAACGCAGCTAG
- a CDS encoding amino acid permease has translation MAGNKKVGSVAYATRDKSYFEERGLTRYAGIWSLWALGVGAVISGHFSGWNFGFATGGWGGMVVAAGIIAVMYLGLVFCIAEMSPALPHTGAAYSFARTSMGPWGGFITGLFENVEYVLTPAVVVTFISSYFSAIVGLDAAWLPIIWVVFYAIFLALNIYGVALSFRVTLVVTLASLAVLIAFWISAIPNIDFSRWALNIAADGSELPEGGGSLFPFGFGGVLASLPFAVWLFLAIEQLPLAAEESVDPKRDMPRGILLGMGTLIISAFMIMLLNPSVIGVGAFALGSSGEPLLDGFRAIYGTSGAVVLGLIAMIGLIASFHTILFAQGRQVYSLSRAGYFPSALSVTHGKHKTPHIAMMSGAALGLTVMLIIWFANGGGGAEDSQQGDDIIGTVLLNMAVFGAMLSYIMQALSFILLRRNQPNMERPFRSPLGIGGASVTIIIAAITLFYQMQDPNFFKGVIWVVLWCAVGIAYFGLIGRNKLILSPEEEFALEHKA, from the coding sequence ATGGCTGGAAACAAGAAGGTTGGCAGTGTCGCCTATGCGACACGCGACAAGAGTTATTTCGAAGAACGTGGCCTGACCCGCTATGCGGGCATCTGGTCACTCTGGGCGCTGGGCGTGGGCGCCGTGATCTCGGGGCATTTCTCGGGCTGGAATTTTGGCTTCGCCACCGGCGGCTGGGGCGGCATGGTCGTGGCCGCCGGCATCATCGCGGTGATGTATCTGGGGCTGGTGTTCTGCATTGCCGAAATGAGCCCCGCCCTGCCCCATACCGGCGCGGCCTATTCGTTCGCCCGCACCTCGATGGGGCCGTGGGGCGGCTTCATTACCGGGCTGTTCGAGAACGTCGAATATGTGCTCACCCCCGCTGTGGTGGTGACGTTTATCTCGTCCTATTTCAGCGCCATTGTGGGGCTGGATGCGGCGTGGCTACCCATCATATGGGTAGTGTTCTATGCCATTTTCCTGGCGCTCAACATCTATGGCGTGGCGCTCAGCTTCCGGGTGACATTGGTGGTGACGCTGGCCTCGCTGGCCGTGCTGATCGCCTTCTGGATCAGCGCCATTCCCAATATCGACTTCTCGCGCTGGGCGCTCAATATCGCGGCCGATGGCAGCGAACTGCCAGAGGGTGGCGGCTCACTGTTCCCGTTCGGATTTGGTGGCGTGCTGGCCAGCCTGCCCTTTGCGGTCTGGCTTTTCCTGGCCATCGAGCAATTGCCACTGGCTGCCGAGGAATCGGTTGATCCCAAGCGCGACATGCCGCGCGGCATCTTGCTGGGCATGGGCACGCTGATCATCTCGGCCTTCATGATCATGCTGCTCAATCCATCGGTGATCGGGGTCGGCGCCTTCGCGCTGGGTTCATCGGGCGAACCGCTGCTGGATGGTTTCCGCGCCATCTATGGCACCAGTGGTGCTGTCGTGCTGGGCCTGATCGCCATGATCGGGCTGATCGCCTCGTTCCACACCATCCTGTTTGCGCAGGGGCGGCAGGTCTATTCGCTGAGCCGGGCGGGCTATTTCCCCTCGGCGCTGTCGGTTACCCATGGCAAGCACAAGACCCCGCATATCGCCATGATGAGTGGCGCGGCGCTGGGCCTGACCGTGATGCTGATCATCTGGTTTGCCAATGGCGGCGGCGGGGCTGAAGATAGTCAGCAGGGTGACGACATCATCGGCACCGTACTGCTCAACATGGCCGTGTTCGGCGCCATGCTCAGCTACATCATGCAGGCTCTCAGCTTCATCCTGCTGCGCCGCAACCAGCCCAATATGGAGCGTCCGTTCCGCTCGCCCCTGGGCATTGGCGGGGCCAGTGTCACTATCATCATTGCCGCGATCACCCTGTTCTACCAGATGCAGGATCCCAACTTCTTCAAGGGCGTGATCTGGGTGGTGTTGTGGTGCGCGGTGGGCATCGCCTATTTTGGCCTGATCGGCCGCAACAAGCTGATCCTGTCGCCCGAAGAAGAATTCGCCCTCGAACATAAGGCCTGA
- a CDS encoding N-formylglutamate amidohydrolase has protein sequence MSRTEQHSVLVTNARGPSPFVIVCDHARNRIPTRYGDLGLTMTERVSHIAWDPGALAVSRKLADLLDAPLVQSTVSRLIIDCNRDLDAPDLIWTLSEATRIAANEGISAEERQYRIDHYHRPFHASIETLLEARRHAGQETILICMHSFTPVYNGVARPWPIGVIHGVDARYTAAVRDALAAEDPALNIGWNEPYAALNGVTLTLERHGDGRGLDATMIEIRNDEILEPVGVDQWSARLARCLEAARLARGGAMAV, from the coding sequence GTGAGCAGAACGGAGCAACATTCGGTGCTGGTGACCAATGCGCGGGGGCCATCGCCTTTCGTGATCGTGTGCGATCATGCCAGAAATCGTATCCCCACCCGATATGGCGATCTGGGCCTGACCATGACCGAACGGGTGAGCCATATTGCCTGGGACCCTGGCGCCCTGGCGGTCAGCCGGAAACTGGCCGATCTGCTCGATGCGCCGCTGGTGCAATCGACCGTGTCGCGCCTGATCATCGACTGCAATCGCGATCTGGATGCGCCCGACCTGATCTGGACGCTCTCGGAGGCAACGCGCATTGCGGCCAATGAGGGGATCAGCGCCGAAGAGCGGCAATACCGGATCGATCACTATCACCGGCCCTTCCATGCCTCGATAGAGACGCTGCTTGAAGCGCGCCGTCATGCGGGCCAGGAGACAATCCTGATCTGCATGCATTCCTTTACCCCGGTCTATAACGGGGTAGCGCGGCCCTGGCCGATCGGGGTGATCCACGGGGTGGACGCGCGCTATACCGCAGCAGTGCGCGATGCACTGGCAGCCGAAGACCCCGCGCTCAATATTGGCTGGAACGAGCCCTATGCGGCGCTCAACGGGGTGACGCTGACGCTGGAGCGTCATGGCGACGGGCGCGGGCTGGACGCCACCATGATCGAAATCCGCAATGACGAAATTCTCGAACCGGTCGGGGTGGACCAATGGTCTGCCCGGCTGGCCCGTTGTCTGGAAGCCGCGCGGCTGGCGCGTGGCGGGGCAATGGCCGTCTAG
- the ppk2 gene encoding polyphosphate kinase 2: protein MTDPIDGFDIEDPDLPKAIKKNAMTSGGYPYEDKLDRDIYEAQMYDLQKQLVTLQAHLLATGERIMIVFEGRDAAGKGGTIKRYMENLNPRYNIIAALPKPNDRERTQWYFQRYVEWMPAATETVLFDRSWYNRAGVEKVMGFCTPEQTEHFLEEAPEFERRITRDGIHLFKFWLSIGREMQLKRFHDRRHDPLKVWKLSPIDLEALSRWNDYSDARDEMIKRTHTEHAPWTVIRTNDKRRGRITLIQSVLDELDYAGKDKKAIGEIDHNIRFRGPDFLKMSKSD, encoded by the coding sequence GTGACTGATCCAATCGACGGCTTTGATATTGAAGACCCAGATCTGCCCAAGGCCATCAAAAAGAACGCGATGACCTCAGGCGGCTATCCTTACGAGGATAAGCTGGATCGCGATATCTATGAAGCCCAGATGTACGATCTGCAAAAGCAATTGGTGACATTGCAGGCGCACCTGCTGGCAACCGGCGAGCGGATCATGATCGTGTTCGAGGGACGCGATGCCGCCGGCAAGGGCGGCACCATCAAGCGCTATATGGAAAATCTCAATCCGCGCTACAACATCATCGCGGCGCTGCCCAAGCCCAATGATCGCGAGCGCACGCAGTGGTATTTCCAGCGCTATGTCGAATGGATGCCCGCCGCCACCGAGACGGTGCTGTTTGATCGCTCCTGGTACAACCGCGCCGGCGTCGAAAAGGTCATGGGCTTCTGCACCCCCGAGCAGACCGAACATTTCCTGGAAGAAGCGCCCGAATTCGAGCGGCGCATCACCAGGGATGGCATTCACCTGTTCAAGTTCTGGCTGTCGATTGGCCGCGAGATGCAGCTCAAGCGGTTCCATGATCGCCGTCACGATCCGCTCAAGGTGTGGAAGCTCTCCCCGATTGATCTGGAGGCCCTGAGCCGGTGGAATGATTACTCGGATGCGCGCGACGAGATGATCAAGCGCACCCATACCGAGCATGCGCCCTGGACGGTTATCCGTACCAATGACAAGCGCCGGGGCCGGATCACCCTGATCCAGAGCGTGCTTGATGAGCTCGACTATGCGGGCAAGGACAAAAAAGCCATTGGCGAAATTGACCACAATATCCGCTTCCGCGGCCCCGACTTCCTGAAAATGTCCAAGAGCGACTAG
- a CDS encoding ATP-binding protein: MDQIHIHQPASRFETALARLFEQAGPLAAIAGVFVTLTIFGGLGLVGGLVGFVAVSAAVLLLPPRADAPLPVQTVSTVQPVVVPGSTASVFADALIDPCMVLDRRAVVLHTNPAAKRQFPSVTNGNPLTFSLRNPELVQAIDAAIRTGATRSIELHETLPSETWDKVVVAPLTRPELDWFDDENRQLIVTFQSLTEIKRAEALRSDFIANASHELRTPLASLLGFIDTLLGPAAKDTAAREKFLGIMRGQAERMSKLIDDLLSLSRIEMHQHVRPTGSIDLAALLREVREGLMTQAKAADIEIRFSLGTGPATTMGDRGQLYEVFENLLDNAIKYGAGGKFVEVSLAPAGRVGFQHMVTVIDHGQGVEPEHVPRLTERFYRIDADASRKKKGTGLGLAIVKHIVNRHRGQLSIKSKPGEGMRVDVLLP, encoded by the coding sequence ATGGACCAAATCCACATCCATCAACCCGCTTCCCGCTTTGAGACGGCCCTGGCGCGCCTGTTCGAACAGGCGGGGCCGCTGGCCGCGATTGCCGGCGTGTTTGTCACGCTGACGATCTTTGGCGGTCTCGGCCTGGTAGGCGGGCTGGTCGGCTTTGTCGCCGTGAGCGCAGCCGTGCTGTTGCTGCCCCCCAGGGCCGATGCACCGCTTCCAGTACAGACCGTCAGCACCGTTCAGCCTGTTGTGGTTCCCGGCAGCACCGCCTCGGTATTTGCCGATGCGCTGATCGACCCCTGCATGGTGCTGGATCGTCGTGCGGTGGTGCTGCACACCAACCCGGCCGCCAAGCGCCAGTTTCCCAGCGTGACCAATGGCAATCCGCTGACTTTTTCGCTGCGCAATCCCGAACTGGTGCAGGCCATCGATGCGGCCATTCGCACCGGCGCCACGCGCAGTATCGAGCTGCATGAAACCCTGCCCTCCGAGACCTGGGACAAGGTGGTGGTCGCGCCGCTGACCCGGCCGGAGCTGGACTGGTTCGACGACGAGAACCGCCAGCTCATTGTCACCTTCCAGAGCCTGACCGAAATCAAGCGCGCCGAGGCCCTGCGCTCGGACTTCATCGCCAATGCCAGTCACGAGTTGCGCACACCCCTGGCGTCGCTGCTCGGCTTTATCGATACCCTGCTGGGCCCGGCGGCCAAGGATACCGCGGCGCGCGAGAAATTCCTGGGCATCATGCGCGGGCAGGCCGAACGCATGAGCAAGCTGATCGACGATCTGCTCAGCCTGTCGCGCATAGAAATGCACCAGCATGTGCGGCCCACCGGCAGTATTGATCTGGCCGCCTTGCTGCGCGAAGTGCGCGAAGGGCTGATGACCCAGGCCAAGGCCGCCGATATCGAAATACGCTTCAGCCTTGGTACCGGGCCTGCCACCACCATGGGTGATCGTGGCCAGCTTTATGAAGTGTTCGAGAACCTGCTCGACAACGCCATCAAATATGGTGCGGGCGGCAAGTTCGTCGAAGTCAGTCTGGCGCCTGCCGGGCGTGTCGGCTTCCAGCACATGGTCACCGTCATCGATCACGGCCAGGGCGTCGAACCCGAGCATGTGCCGCGCCTGACCGAGCGCTTCTACCGCATCGACGCTGATGCCAGCCGCAAGAAGAAGGGCACGGGCCTGGGACTGGCCATCGTCAAGCATATCGTCAACCGCCATCGCGGCCAGCTCTCGATCAAGAGCAAGCCCGGTGAGGGCATGCGCGTGGACGTGCTGCTGCCCTGA